In Herpetosiphonaceae bacterium, a single window of DNA contains:
- a CDS encoding sigma-70 family RNA polymerase sigma factor encodes MDDIALVSAARTDPRNFAALYERYLGPIYRYCYVRLNNRELAEDATSEIFLKALTNLPGYRDGVFAAWLFRIAQNVVADTHRRSYRIQARTAAAAEHDLLAAPGDLAEAYIERETLMNMLALLTDEQRAVLELQLAGWTTAQIADGLGKSLASIKMLRYRAVERLRTVIHQEHKAFEGGH; translated from the coding sequence ATGGATGACATCGCCCTGGTTAGCGCTGCGCGCACCGACCCGCGCAACTTTGCCGCGCTCTACGAGCGGTATCTTGGGCCGATCTACCGCTACTGCTACGTGAGGCTCAATAATCGTGAGCTGGCCGAAGACGCGACGAGCGAGATCTTTCTCAAGGCCCTGACCAATCTGCCGGGCTACCGCGACGGCGTTTTCGCGGCCTGGCTCTTTCGGATCGCACAGAACGTCGTCGCCGATACCCACCGCCGCAGCTACCGTATCCAGGCGCGCACCGCCGCCGCTGCCGAGCACGATCTGCTGGCGGCTCCCGGCGATCTCGCCGAGGCGTACATCGAGCGCGAGACGCTCATGAACATGCTGGCGCTGCTGACCGATGAGCAGCGGGCGGTGCTTGAGCTACAGCTCGCGGGCTGGACAACAGCGCAGATCGCCGATGGGCTGGGCAAAAGCCTGGCCTCGATCAAGATGCTGCGCTATCGAGCAGTTGAGCGCTTACGCACAGTTATACATCAGGAACATAAGGCATTTGAAGGAGGCCACTAA
- a CDS encoding MDR family MFS transporter, giving the protein MTTTSAPSDERIDYASVLPGRTKAIILAGVLLGLFLAALDQTIVATALPAIVAEFQGIDLLSWVSTGYLLASTTMVPIYGKLSDLYGRRAILLFGIVVFLAGSSLCGIAGDMLQLIIYRVIQGIGAAALTSTAFAIPADLFAPAERARYQGLFGAVFGLSSVIGPYLGGLLTDNFNWRWVFYVNLPIGAIALAFIIIKMPKLASGIRAPIDWLGTIMLTVAVVPLLLGLTLDKTLYPWSSPLILGLFAVAAIGTVLFLFVESRAVSPVLPLELFRNRSFAVINVISVLNGAAFFAAILFLSIFMVNVVGVSATAAGTTLIPLTFGVVFGSIVSSFLVQRVGRYKPIILVGFVIMIIGFVLLSQMDANVSPWGVTLRMIVVGIGIGPALPLLNLALQNAVPFEKVGAATASRQFFQQIGQTLGAAIFGVILSTTLTAQLAANFAPIQSQLPPQLRSQFDPNELRNGVTGGEGAQGEQINVGARIEQSIKDQFAQQRTVVTAAIRDDDPQAQAALLNNPQTPEQIKAFLQAGGVEGAVQQQIDARYQRIEAALKSGNQQTIDRLKHDPEAPASLKTFLEQVPPILLNNPAAVDQILKGFRSRLEEQKPTLVAETRAQMLAGALKAIDEAEVNALRQGQSIGAQISEALRQSFATSITQIYFYALFPVIAAFLLTFAIPEIPLRKTNRADAPMPAFE; this is encoded by the coding sequence ATGACAACGACTTCCGCACCATCGGATGAGCGGATTGACTACGCCTCAGTCTTACCCGGACGTACCAAAGCGATCATCCTGGCAGGCGTGCTGCTCGGCCTCTTCCTGGCCGCGCTGGATCAGACGATCGTCGCTACGGCGCTGCCCGCGATCGTCGCCGAGTTCCAGGGCATCGACCTGCTCTCGTGGGTTTCGACCGGCTACCTGCTGGCGAGCACCACGATGGTCCCGATCTACGGCAAGCTCTCCGACCTCTACGGGCGACGGGCGATTTTGCTCTTCGGCATCGTCGTCTTTCTGGCCGGATCGTCGCTCTGCGGCATCGCAGGCGATATGCTTCAGCTGATCATCTACCGCGTGATCCAGGGCATCGGCGCGGCGGCGCTGACCTCCACCGCGTTTGCGATTCCGGCGGATCTCTTCGCACCTGCCGAGCGCGCGCGTTACCAGGGATTGTTCGGCGCGGTCTTTGGCCTGTCGAGCGTGATCGGCCCATACCTGGGCGGCCTGCTCACCGATAACTTCAACTGGCGCTGGGTGTTTTACGTCAATCTGCCGATTGGCGCAATCGCGCTGGCGTTCATCATCATCAAGATGCCGAAGCTTGCCAGCGGCATCCGCGCGCCGATCGACTGGCTGGGCACGATCATGCTGACCGTGGCCGTGGTGCCGCTGCTGCTGGGCCTGACGCTGGACAAGACGCTGTATCCGTGGTCGTCGCCGCTGATCCTTGGCCTCTTCGCGGTCGCGGCCATCGGGACCGTCCTCTTCCTGTTCGTCGAATCGCGAGCGGTTTCGCCGGTGCTGCCGCTGGAACTGTTCCGCAACCGCAGCTTCGCGGTGATCAATGTGATCTCGGTCTTGAACGGCGCGGCCTTCTTCGCGGCGATTCTGTTCCTGTCGATCTTCATGGTCAACGTCGTCGGCGTCTCGGCGACCGCCGCCGGGACCACGCTGATCCCGCTGACGTTTGGCGTCGTCTTCGGCAGCATCGTCTCGTCGTTTCTGGTGCAGCGCGTCGGTCGCTACAAGCCGATCATCCTGGTAGGCTTTGTGATCATGATCATCGGCTTTGTGCTGCTCTCGCAGATGGACGCGAACGTCTCGCCCTGGGGCGTGACGCTGCGGATGATCGTTGTGGGTATCGGCATCGGGCCTGCGCTGCCGCTGCTCAACCTGGCGCTGCAAAACGCCGTGCCCTTCGAGAAGGTCGGCGCGGCCACAGCCAGCCGCCAGTTCTTCCAGCAGATCGGCCAGACGCTGGGCGCGGCGATCTTCGGCGTGATCCTCTCGACCACGCTGACCGCGCAGCTTGCGGCCAACTTCGCGCCGATTCAGTCGCAGTTGCCGCCCCAGCTGCGCAGCCAGTTCGATCCCAACGAACTGCGCAACGGCGTTACCGGCGGCGAGGGCGCGCAGGGCGAGCAGATCAACGTTGGCGCGCGTATCGAGCAGAGCATCAAAGATCAGTTTGCCCAGCAGCGCACGGTTGTGACCGCCGCGATCCGCGACGACGATCCGCAGGCCCAGGCCGCGCTGCTCAACAATCCGCAAACGCCGGAGCAGATCAAGGCGTTCCTGCAAGCGGGCGGCGTCGAGGGCGCGGTTCAGCAGCAGATCGACGCGCGCTACCAGCGGATCGAGGCGGCGCTCAAGAGCGGCAACCAGCAGACGATCGACCGGCTGAAGCACGATCCGGAGGCTCCAGCCTCGCTCAAAACCTTTCTGGAGCAGGTTCCGCCGATCCTGCTCAACAATCCGGCAGCCGTCGACCAGATCCTCAAAGGTTTTCGCAGCCGCCTTGAGGAGCAGAAGCCTACGCTGGTAGCCGAGACTCGCGCGCAGATGTTGGCGGGCGCGCTCAAAGCCATCGACGAGGCCGAGGTCAACGCGCTCAGGCAGGGCCAGTCGATCGGCGCGCAGATCAGCGAGGCGCTGCGGCAATCATTCGCCACGAGCATCACGCAGATTTACTTCTACGCGCTCTTCCCGGTGATCGCCGCCTTCCTGCTGACCTTCGCGATCCCTGAGATCCCGCTGCGTAAAACCAATCGCGCCGACGCGCCGATGCCTGCGTTCGAGTAG
- a CDS encoding MarR family transcriptional regulator, with translation MSTGTIDTTDSAQQLAHLLKDFLATVMRHSASDTMRIMRRAELSMPQLVTLWFLRRSGTATISDIREHLNLSLAATSHLVDRLVVSGFVSRSEASTDRRHKQVILTQEGLALLGEVEQARVAEVAQRLADMPPAQVSTTIDMLADVLIFLHHSDPQHTPGEERAGA, from the coding sequence ATGAGCACTGGAACTATCGACACGACCGATTCGGCTCAGCAGCTAGCGCACCTGCTGAAAGATTTTCTCGCCACCGTGATGCGGCACAGCGCCTCCGACACGATGCGCATCATGCGGCGGGCAGAGCTATCGATGCCGCAGCTTGTCACGCTCTGGTTTCTCCGCCGCTCCGGCACCGCGACGATCTCGGACATCCGCGAGCATCTCAACCTGTCGCTGGCCGCGACCAGCCATCTGGTCGATCGGCTGGTGGTGAGCGGCTTCGTTAGCCGCAGCGAGGCCAGCACCGATCGCCGTCACAAGCAGGTCATCCTCACGCAGGAGGGCCTCGCGCTGCTTGGCGAGGTCGAGCAGGCGCGCGTGGCAGAGGTGGCGCAGCGATTGGCCGATATGCCGCCCGCGCAGGTGAGCACGACGATCGACATGCTGGCCGACGTGCTGATATTTCTTCATCACAGCGACCCACAGCACACACCTGGCGAAGAGCGCGCAGGCGCCTGA